One Deltaproteobacteria bacterium genomic window carries:
- a CDS encoding DUF523 and DUF1722 domain-containing protein codes for MTTRLRIGISSCLLGHRVRYDGGHKRDHYLTDTLGRFVEFVPVCPEVECGLGVPREPMRLEGSPGSPRLVTARSRIDLTARMVSWAQEKVRQLEREGLCGFIFKSKSPSSGMQGVKIYNDRGVVYKRGTGIFAGIFIEHFPLVPVEDEARLHGMGIRENFIQRIFALKRWRELLADRPGRQELLSFHARERLAILSHSARHYRLMEKLTAENGKLPRGELYSKYESLFLQALQLKTTVKKNVKVLRHILAYLEKELTGNEKQELVEVIEQYEQEFIPLIVPLTISKHYVQKYGQQHLLEQVYLNPQPLETRLTNHV; via the coding sequence GTGACGACCAGGTTGCGCATTGGTATCAGCAGTTGTCTCCTCGGGCACAGGGTCCGCTATGATGGCGGCCACAAACGTGACCATTATCTCACTGACACCCTGGGCCGATTTGTAGAATTTGTGCCGGTCTGCCCTGAAGTGGAATGTGGTCTGGGCGTGCCGCGGGAACCGATGCGTCTGGAGGGATCTCCTGGGTCTCCTCGACTCGTCACTGCTCGAAGCAGAATTGATCTTACGGCACGCATGGTTTCCTGGGCACAAGAAAAGGTGAGACAGCTGGAAAGGGAAGGTCTCTGTGGCTTCATATTCAAGAGCAAATCTCCCAGTTCTGGAATGCAGGGGGTAAAAATATATAATGACAGAGGCGTAGTTTACAAGAGAGGTACGGGTATCTTCGCTGGCATTTTTATAGAGCACTTTCCTCTGGTGCCTGTTGAGGATGAGGCCAGGTTGCATGGCATGGGAATTCGGGAAAACTTTATCCAACGCATTTTTGCGCTCAAGAGGTGGCGAGAGCTGTTGGCTGACAGACCCGGCAGGCAAGAGCTGCTCTCCTTTCATGCCAGAGAAAGGCTGGCCATACTGTCTCACAGCGCCAGGCACTACAGGCTCATGGAGAAACTGACAGCAGAGAACGGCAAGCTGCCTCGCGGGGAGCTATATTCAAAGTATGAATCTCTATTCCTGCAAGCGCTCCAGTTAAAGACTACGGTAAAGAAAAACGTGAAAGTTTTGCGTCATATCCTGGCATATCTCGAGAAAGAGCTGACAGGCAACGAAAAACAGGAACTTGTCGAGGTCATCGAGCAGTACGAGCAGGAATTCATACCTCTTATTGTTCCCCTGACTATCAGCAAGCATTATGTGCAGAAATATGGCCAACAGCATTTGCTGGAACAGGTGTATCTCAACCCTCAACCACTCGAGACAAGATTGACAAATCACGTGTGA